Genomic segment of Halostella limicola:
AAATTCCGCGTTCCGGTATAAGAGTCTATGGTGCATACAAATAATATACTCCTGAGTGACCCCATGTGATTATATGACTCGAAGGTATGGGGGATATGGCCATACTGTTGGGTGATATATCATAAATAGAGGGAAACGTGTACGGAGTTTCCGTGCTCGCAGTCAGGCAGTTACGTTCCGGCGGTTGGATCTCCTCTCGCGTCTCTGTGGTTTCATTCGCGAGGATCTCGATAGGCAAGAGCCACGAGCCCTTGCTCGCTCCGCTCGCAAGGATACCGCCGATCTCTGTTCGGCGAACCCTCGCTCGCTACGCTCGCAAGGACGACGACTACTTGACTCCGGAACAGACACTCTCGCGTATGCAACCGACGATGAGCGGGACCTTCCGGGTGTTACCGGGCCGGGACGACGGGGAGTGGCTGTTTCTCGACGTCGAGTCGGCCGACCCGACCTACCTGCCGAGGAGCGGCCACGACGCCGCCGGGGTCGCCGATCTCGAACCCGGTTACCGCGTGGACGCCGCGGTCGAGTGGCGCGACGACGACCCGGTGGTGGTCGACCTCGACGTCCGCGACGGGACGCTGTTCGAGTTCGTCGACGGGACCGATACCGTCTTCGAGGCCGCGGAGGAGACCTGGCTGAACGCGCGCGCCGACAACGCGGGGATGAACGCGGACGTGACCTACGGGACGGACGGCGACGCGAACGGCGTCGTCTACACCTTCGCCGAGCAGGGCGGCGAGCGCGACCTGTTCGCCGAGTTCCGCGACGGCGTCCGGCCGCTCGACCCGCTCATCGCCCGCCTCGCGGAGGGCGAGGAGCCGCCGTTCGAGGTGTTCGTCATCCGGCCGGCGGCCGAGCCGTTCGTCATCGTCTACCTCGTCATCGAGAAAGGCGGCCTGCTGGCGAACACCGTGCGGGACACCTACGACTGCCCGCGGGCGGACGACGCCGAGTGACGATGACCGGGGAGGAGACCGCGGTCGACGTCCACGGCGTGCGGGTCCGCGGCGTCGGCGTCGGTCCCGAGACGCGCTGTGCCCACTACGACCGTCCGCGGGACGTCATCGCCGTCCGGTTCGCGTGCTGCGGGACGTACTACCCCTGCTTCCGGTGTCACGCCGCGGTCACCGACCACGACGCCGAGGTGCGCCCCCGCTCGGCGTTCGAGGAGCCGGGAGTGCTCTGCGGCGTCTGCGGTGCCGAGCTTTCGGTCCGGGAGTACCTCGACGCCGCCGACGCCTGTCCCCGCTGCGGCGCGGGATTCAACCCGGGCTGTGCGGACCACTACGACCGGTACTTCGAGACGGGGTAGCGCGTCGGGGCGACGATCGCCACCGTCAGGGACGCCGGCTCGGTCCCTCGCGGCGAGAAGGCGTCACTCCTCCGGATCGAAGTCGAGCGACGCGGAGTTGACGCAGTAGCGCTTGCCGGTCGGGTCGGGGCCGTCGTCGAACACGTGGCCGAGGTGGCCCTCGCAGCGCGCGCAGACGATCTCGGTCCGCGTCATCCCGAGGCTGTCGTCGCGGCGCGTCTCGATCCGGTCGGGGTCGACGGCGTCCCAGAAGCTCGGCCACCCGGAGCCCGACTCGTACTTCGTCTCGGAGTCGAACAGCGGCGCGCCGCAGCCGGCGCAGACGTAGGTGCCGTCCTCCTTCTTGTCGAGGTACTCGCCGCTCCTGCGCGGTTCGGTGCCGCCCTCGCGGAGCATCCGGTACTCCTCGTCCGTCAGGCGCTCGCGCCACTCCGCCTCGGAGTCCGGCAGGTCGTCGGTCGCG
This window contains:
- a CDS encoding DUF6663 family protein, with amino-acid sequence MQPTMSGTFRVLPGRDDGEWLFLDVESADPTYLPRSGHDAAGVADLEPGYRVDAAVEWRDDDPVVVDLDVRDGTLFEFVDGTDTVFEAAEETWLNARADNAGMNADVTYGTDGDANGVVYTFAEQGGERDLFAEFRDGVRPLDPLIARLAEGEEPPFEVFVIRPAAEPFVIVYLVIEKGGLLANTVRDTYDCPRADDAE
- a CDS encoding CHY zinc finger protein; this translates as MTGEETAVDVHGVRVRGVGVGPETRCAHYDRPRDVIAVRFACCGTYYPCFRCHAAVTDHDAEVRPRSAFEEPGVLCGVCGAELSVREYLDAADACPRCGAGFNPGCADHYDRYFETG
- the msrB gene encoding peptide-methionine (R)-S-oxide reductase MsrB, with translation MSNDTATDDLPDSEAEWRERLTDEEYRMLREGGTEPRRSGEYLDKKEDGTYVCAGCGAPLFDSETKYESGSGWPSFWDAVDPDRIETRRDDSLGMTRTEIVCARCEGHLGHVFDDGPDPTGKRYCVNSASLDFDPEE